The following is a genomic window from Microtus pennsylvanicus isolate mMicPen1 chromosome 3, mMicPen1.hap1, whole genome shotgun sequence.
CAAGCTCTAAAAAGAAATTCCTAAGTATTTGCTTTCCCAGTCCTCGGTGGCTTCTTTCGCAAGCTGGCTCAGGTCCTTTCTTCATGTACTTGCCAAATGAAACACCTGTAGTCATGTCTTTCTATTAAGTCACTGTTTCTGAGTGTTCTTTACCTTCTTTGATTAGTCAGATGTACATCTCCTTTCCAGGCCGGTCAGCGTGCTCTCTTGTGCAGTTATGTTTACCCTTAGTTTTTTTAGAGAATGCAGATTCTTTCTTGGTCTTCTTTTGTTCTAAATTTCTCTTTGGAAATTCTGAGCTTATTATGAAGCAACTGTTTTgctacatttaaagaaaaaaaaatcactgttagCAACTAAGCTCACCACTGACAGGTGGATGAGGGCTACATCTATTTATTCAAAGTCCAAATTAACATCTACAGTATTTTCTCATGTCAGCCCACATATCTATTAGACTACTTAAATGTTAATTACAGAGCATTTTACTAAGTGCAGAGATAATACTGGCTTATCTTCCTAACGGAAGACTAATATTCAATTCTCAGTGACCTCTTCTTGACCTCCCCAGATTATCAGACATGGATATgtctgcaggcaaaacactaatatgTAATAATTTATTAAGCAAAAAAAACCTTAAGAATAGAGTCATGCCTATAGCAGGAAGAAAAGTGCTAGGATGTTAATCCACTGGTCTGTGATCTCAGGGTTCATTGATATTATCTGACAAAATTAAGAAAGGATactgacctccagcctccacacatgATTGCAGGATCACACCCTGAGTATGAGTACCTTGTCATAATGTAAATGCATAGCCCTGAGCTTTGAATCCCAACATCGGGAATAAGCATTAAGAGCAGCAATAGAAAAAAGCTCAATATCAAATATCCTTGGGTATTTCCATTCTTATATCTCCTATGTTAAgtttaaacaaaatttttataGAAGCAACTGTATACAACTTCTACATTCCTGTGTCTGAGACACTAAGGAAGTGACTGCTGCAGAGGACAAACACGTGAGAAACTGGAGAGGGGAGTCTGGACTGGTGTGCACTTGAAAGTCTGTCTCTATTTTAAACCTTCTGGCTCAGCGTTTCTACAATAAAGCTACCTCTTCTGtccctggcaaaaaaaaaaacccaacttctaCATTCCATAAATAATAAAGATCACTTACAACCAATTTGATATCGCATTCAGACTCAGGACTTGTTGCCTCCTCGTCTTCTGTTCTGtaacattaaaaacatatatCACATATCTTACCTTATATTTTGATGCTACAAAGACTTATACTCTAAGGAATACATAATATCCTGTCTCCAAACCAATACCCTGTGCATCTACTTAAGATAAACAATCCTAAATGTGGTGGAAATTATTGTTACTGCTTCAGCATTTGATCAGTGGATGGTTAGTCTAGCAAGGTCACATGTCTTTACTACTAGCACTTGGAAAAGAGGtaatgagttcaagcccagccaaAGCTATATAGCTAAATGTGGAATTGCACATTAAgttaccttaaaaaataaaaataaaaaataaaaacaaaccaccaaGCCTAGCCTAGGAACAAATTATTCTTCAAGATCCAACTTACAATGGCTCGTCAATGGGAGAAAGAGGACCATCATCATCCATGTACTTGTGTCTCCGGCTGTCAAAGTCTTCCTTTTCTAAATCTTCCCCAGCATGCATTTGTTCCAAGCATTCCTTAAGATGGTGCTCATACTTGAGTTTTTCAATGTGGTGAAAAAATCCTCTTGCAACAGCTTGCTTCAAGTCAGAAAACACAATTccttaaattaaatataataaagccTGAAATTCTacaaggggctgggagatggctcactgtgcATCAAGTGGACCAGATTTGGAAACAGAAACCATGTAAATGCTGAGTGTACAAGGTGGTTCTACTATAATTCCAGACTTGGAAGGTGTAGACAGTACCAAGAACAAGCTGAATAGAAAGACAACCTAAATTGGCAAGCTGTGCTAAGgctgtacatgcatatacatggaAAGAATGACATTAATCCTTTCTGTTTACAAATTCCAAAGGACTATGTGCATTTCTACATTTaatactcaaatattttaaaaacttaattatcTGGGCACTCAAATTTTCCTAATTTCATGCATATGGGTGTTCTGACTGCCTACATGTGCactgtatgcatgcctggtgccctcagagaaCTGAAGGGAGCATCACTGgggttagagatggctgtgaccCTATGTCCTTACATGTTCTTCAGCTATGTAACTCTCTCCATACATCCCTTGTCCTAGTTAGCTTTAACTCAATTTGACACAGGTCAGAATCACCTTAGAAGTGGTCCCAAACTGATAGACTGTTCCTATTACAGTGTAGATTGCTTAGATTGTGGGCGGTACCATTCTCTGGGCAAGGGCTGCTGGGTTAACAAAGCATGACCAGCTAGCAAGCAGCATCCTCTATATTCCTATTCTCCAGCCCTTTGGGCACTTCTAAAAACTGACTTGAGGAAGTGATGCCTCCTTACTTTGAAAAGAAAGGTTTGACTTGGGCTACTGAAATGAAAGTTGGGCATGGTATAGTATTTGAGACAAGATAAAGGGCTTTTCTGCATAGAACACTTGGAACATCGTTCTCTGAAACTGTATgcacactaaaaaaaaatgccagtgcAGACTTCACTCAGAAATACTCAAACTTAAGCCAGAAACAGACTTTACATAGAAGCCACTGTAACCAAGTGTGTTCCAGGTACACCTTAACTAAGAATGGCTAACAATGATGTCATCTAGTCTACAAAGTTGTGAGATAGTCAGAGCTGTCACAGAGAATCCCTGactaaaagaagaggaaggggggggACAACAATCCCATTTAATTTTACCACATACATGAAAATGACTCACCTCATATGTTAAAATTTTCTTCCAAGGTAAGggttttcttccattttcagaTTCTAAGAATGGAAGCACAGCTCCTTTGTCTTTAATTTGTTTCACATCTATTTGTGACCTCCTAGggtttctagtgttctttattccaGATGGTCTTTCCCTTGGTCTCGACTTTGGCTTGTATTTCCTCTTTTTccgtttctttttcttaaatctttcaaaaatggcctttaaagtcAAAGGCCTTGGTTCTATAGAGGAGTCACTTGAAGAGTCAGTTTCAACGTTCGCAGGTGAAATGACACATTTTGCAGtaggctttctttgcttttgtgtaGGTAAAGGAATGTACTGTGTTTTAAATAAGCTTTCAGATGAGTcatcactaaaataaataaataaactgcattACTGACTTATCACTAGAAACATTTCCCATTCATGAGTGGCGAGGCTGCTCAGGCAGTATTTACAACTCCAGCTTGAAGGAGCTCAACGACCTCTCCTATTTGGAGAACCAAGAACTCCTATGATACAGACTGCAGGCAAAGTACACTTAAGACAAATTGGATGAAAATGTTCAAAGTTTAAATGTACATTCCTTCAAAAGCCCCCCCCAATCATACCCAACATTTTAGAATGGACCAAGTACAGTCAGTCAGTATAGCCATCATATTTAAAGCACCAGCTTGTTAAATGTTCAATTTTATCTTTCAAGAGAAAAGCTCCACAAATCATCTGCTTAACCAGTAAAGCACTACCTATTGGACAAAAGTCAAATTCGTCTTATCCTAAGATAAAAATATGTCCCGTTTTTAGCTAGGAGTGTTTTCTGTAGTACAATTAGCAGGGCGTATtaatacgcctttaatcccagatcttggGGACATAGGCATTGTCATTTGAATGAGCCCACCAGTGGTCACTACTGAGTCCTTGTCTCAGAATAAATTGAACTGTGCACTGAACCTAGAAGTTTACCCACCATCTGCCTTACCTGTGGTTTCCAGTGTCGTCAGCTCCATCAGGTGTCATGCAGTCAGAGTTCCCTTCTGACTGAGCCATCACTTTCTCTCTGCCTTACCCAGTTTTCTGCAATCACAAATTTCA
Proteins encoded in this region:
- the Taf1d gene encoding TATA box-binding protein-associated factor RNA polymerase I subunit D, which translates into the protein MAQSEGNSDCMTPDGADDTGNHSDDSSESLFKTQYIPLPTQKQRKPTAKCVISPANVETDSSSDSSIEPRPLTLKAIFERFKKKKRKKRKYKPKSRPRERPSGIKNTRNPRRSQIDVKQIKDKGAVLPFLESENGRKPLPWKKILTYEQAVARGFFHHIEKLKYEHHLKECLEQMHAGEDLEKEDFDSRRHKYMDDDGPLSPIDEPLTEDEEATSPESECDIKLVQNSCFIISSEFPKRNLEQKKTKKESAFSKKTKGKHNCTREHADRPGKEMYI